The genomic DNA CCCTGGACTCCCTGAGTGGGGGTCGCCTGCGCATCAACATTGTGACTGGTCAGGACAGGCCGCTTTCCTATGGGGACACCGAAGTGAATCAGCCCACCCGTTACAGACGCACCGCTGAATTCATGCAACTGGTAAGGCGCCTCTGGACAGAAGAAGATGTGACCTTCACAGGGGAGCACTATCAGGTTCAGAACGCTACCGTTCAGCCCAGACCTGTGGTCAAAGGCAAGAGGTTGCATCCAAAGCTTTACTTCGGAGGGGCATCCGATGCAGCAGAACGCACCGCAGCCGCCCATGCCGATGTGCAACTGTTCTGGGGTGAACCTCTGGCAGGCATCGAGGAACGCCTTGCAAGGCTGCGTGAACTGGAAAAACAGCACGAACGGTCTGCCCCACTGGAATATGGACTCCGCATCACCACGGTGGTCCGGGAAACCTCAGAGCAAGCCTGGAGGGATGCAGAGGAAAAAGTGGCCCGTTTTGCCGCCAATGGCAAAGACTGGCTGAGCAACTGGCACACAGGTGCAGCGGTTGGACAGCAACGCCTGCTTGTCCTCAAAGAACAGGGAGAAGTCCTAGATTCCTGCCTGTGGACCCGTCCTGCTGCAGCGGGTGGGGGTGGGGCCGCAACCACATGGCTGGTGGGCTCTGCAGCAGAAGTGGCAGATGCACTCGCAAAATACGCCAGACTCGGGATCTCAACGTTCATTCTCTCGGACACCCCTTACCGTGAAGAAGCTGAAACGGTGGGAAAGCTTTT from Deinococcus cellulosilyticus NBRC 106333 = KACC 11606 includes the following:
- a CDS encoding LLM class flavin-dependent oxidoreductase; its protein translation is MNPEFLWYLPNDLKPGHRGDTTVEGWGSLDYSTDLALRCERSGWTGALIGTGWGRPDTLITAAALAARTTTFEPLIAARPGYWNPAQFAVAASTLDSLSGGRLRINIVTGQDRPLSYGDTEVNQPTRYRRTAEFMQLVRRLWTEEDVTFTGEHYQVQNATVQPRPVVKGKRLHPKLYFGGASDAAERTAAAHADVQLFWGEPLAGIEERLARLRELEKQHERSAPLEYGLRITTVVRETSEQAWRDAEEKVARFAANGKDWLSNWHTGAAVGQQRLLVLKEQGEVLDSCLWTRPAAAGGGGAATTWLVGSAAEVADALAKYARLGISTFILSDTPYREEAETVGKLLIPEVRARLKDLVLVSRQFLFFKIYLQ